TTTCAACCTGGTTGAAAGTCTTGCCGTTGTACACGCCAACCATAGACCCAACCATCTCAGGCAGGATGACCATGTCCCTCAGGTGGGTCTTCACCACCTCTGGTTTCTCCATGGGGGGAGCTTCTTTCTTTGCCTTGCGCAGGCGCTTCAGGAGGGACTGCTGCTTGCGGCGCAGGCCACGGTTCAGCCTCCTCCTCTGGCGGGCACAGTAGAGCTGCATCAGCTGCTCactacagagagagacaggacaatAACATCAACAAAGTTCTTGGCGA
This sequence is a window from Thunnus albacares chromosome 12, fThuAlb1.1, whole genome shotgun sequence. Protein-coding genes within it:
- the rps15 gene encoding 40S ribosomal protein S15 — protein: MADTEIKKKRTFRKFTYRGVDLDQLLDMSYEQLMQLYCARQRRRLNRGLRRKQQSLLKRLRKAKKEAPPMEKPEVVKTHLRDMVILPEMVGSMVGVYNGKTFNQVEIKPEMCGHYLGEFSITYKPVKHGRPGIGATHSSRFIPLK